In Ascaphus truei isolate aAscTru1 chromosome 12, aAscTru1.hap1, whole genome shotgun sequence, the following are encoded in one genomic region:
- the LOC142464306 gene encoding N-myc protein-like — protein sequence MSWVVSNNPDVEFDSLQPCFYPDEDDFYLCSPDSDPPGEDIWKKFELVPTHSLSLSSARLQSGPLSPCQGSLLEYGLPRDGDALDWASELLLLPPEPDLLGGSGWALLQGTELGWSPSNLKSNIIQDCMWSGISAMGRLESALIEKLSNAAGTMKCATPSQPGTTTVSMVPGRIEVMSNPTSHSVDPAVVFPFPVNKGESCRGTQGGSVTARGATSPPCTSPTAPSSAAPARNSTQCCRTSTSSEYESHSDSEEEETAVKKEEEEEVDGTVEKRCTSSNNPGTSLTITLLPKNSNAASGKTAQNKSILKQCAPALQQHNYAALSPYVNPDKAASAQKKHTVLERQRRNNLTTRLLTLKHNVPELVNNDKAAKAFILKKATEYIHSLQADNQKLLQAKEKLQARQQRLLKKLKHTWTS from the exons ATGTCTTGGGTGGTGAGTAATAACCCGGACGTGGAATTTGACTCGTTGCAGCCCTGCTTTTACCCGGACGAGGATGATTTTTATTTGTGCAGCCCGGACTCTGATCCCCCGGGGGAGGACATATGGAAGAAGTTTGAGCTGGTCCcaacacattctctctccctgaGCTCGGCCAGACTTCAGAGTGGTccactctctccctgccagggGTCACTGCTGGAGTATGGGTTACCCAGGGATGGGGATGCCTTGGACTGGGCTTCCGAGCTGCTGCTGTTGCCCCCCGagcctgacctgctggggggctCTGGTTGGGCTTTGCTGCAGGGCACGGAGCTGGGGTGGTCCCCCAGCAACCTCAAGTCCAACATCATCCAGGATTGCATGTGGAGCGGCATCTCTGCCATGGGGAGGCTGGAGAGCGCATTAATTGAGAAGTTGAGCAATGCTGCAGGGACCATGAAGTGTGCAACCCCCAGCCAACCTGGCACCACCACTGTCAGCATGGTGCCAGGGCGAATAGAGGTCATGAGCAACCCCACCTCTCACAGCGTGGACCCGGCCGTGGTCTTCCCGTTCCCAGTCAAcaaaggagagagctgcagaggaaCCCAGGGAGGTTCTGTTACTGCCAGGGGTGCGACCTCTCCTCCCTGCACATCTCCAACTGCACCATCCTCTGCTGCACCAGCCAGGAACAGCACCCAGTGCTGCAGGACCAGCACCAGCTCTGAGTATGAGAGCCACAGTGACTCTG aagaggaggagaca GCGGTGAagaaggaggaggaagaagaagtTGATGGCACAGTGGAGAAGAGATGCACTTCCTCCAATAACCCAGGTACATCTCTCACAATTACTTTACTCCCTAAAAACTCAAACGCAGCCTCCGGAAAGACCGCTCAGAACAAATCGATTCTCAAGCAATGCGCCCCTGCTCTCCAACAACACAATTACGCGGCTCTCTCGCCATACGTAAACCCGGACAAGGCAGCCTCAGCTCAGAAAAAGCACACGGTACTGGAACGCCAGCGACGCAATAATTTGACAACACGCCTCCTCACGTTGAAACACAACGTACCAGAACTTGTTAACAACGACAAAGCAGCAAAAGCTTTCATCCTGAAAAAAGCCACTGAATACATTCATTCTCTTCAGGCCGACAACCAGAAATTGTTACAGGCTAAAGAGAAATTGCAAGCCAGACAGCAACGGTTGCTTAAGAAATTAAAACACACATGGACTAGCTAA